From a region of the Zingiber officinale cultivar Zhangliang chromosome 4B, Zo_v1.1, whole genome shotgun sequence genome:
- the LOC121975414 gene encoding pumilio homolog 2-like has protein sequence MTLETPMSGNFDDDFDRDIDALIQEQQNNRAAAFDLDLDELNILRSGSAPPTVDDSRTAVWSLFGHDGFGDGTSHLRVQESGGFLSEEDLRSHPDYLSYYFSNENHNPRMPPPAISKEDWRVQQRFHPRGSSFGGIGDRIGRNEYIKNDGQSSSLFSVHPSLEMPDLQKLPGELLEQNSNEFIRMPDVGLGTRRKSFADVLQEDLVHPAITGNFSRPASRNHYDNIDSLRASEPSMIQLQNDLNGLKEMQSGSTSSSLTRIRSLGSSINQSLVSALGSSLSRSTTPDPQLIRRSPSPCLPPVGTKTSNSNRPNVLGGVSSHTSGINIETAFAELNLSRMIPKEEESDVQYLINKETVRQSGLLYDDPGINRQFLHQNISEKSQSALLEKALDDVRYFDASEKAGRLTDVELARLTSNGQTYFPKQPSYKKVQSASSTVSKSARLNADVPNTDYNRLNSKGYTGSYGAQMMLNNQFGSDMQYNSSTGSMFKQYVHGASDSHVYPPGSLDPYLGQNYLNIHQMDLPEYPHPYLEALLAQQNLQYGMHLKSDSLN, from the exons ATGACACTGGAGACACCAATGAGCGGGAACTTTGATGATGATTTCGACAGGGATATTGACGCTTTGATACAAGAGCAGCAGAACAATAGAGCTGCTGCCTTTGATTTGGACCTGGATGAGCTGAATATTCTCCGTTCCGGAAGTGCACCGCCGACGGTTGATGATTCAAGAACAGCCGTTTGGAGCTTGTTTGGGCACGATGGCTTCGGGGACGGGACCAGCCACTTAAGGGTCCAGGAGTCTGGAGGCTTTCTGTCTGAGGAGGATTTGAGATCGCATCCGGACTATTTATCATACTATTTCTCCAATGAGAATCACAATCCAAGGATGCCGCCTCCAGCGATATCGAAAGAGGACTGGCGTGTCCAACAAAGATTTCATCCGAGGGGCTCTTCATTTGGAGGGATTGGTGATAGGATAGGGAGAAATGAATACATAAAAAATGACGGCCAAAGCAGCTCCCTTTTCTCTGTTCATCCAAGCCTAGAGATGCCAGATTTGCAAAAGCTGCCAGGGGAATTGCTTGAGCAGAATAGCAATGAATTTATCAGGAtgccagatgttggtttaggcacgaggagaaaaagttTTGCTGATGTCCTGCAG GAGGACCTTGTCCATCCAGCTATCACTGGAAATTTTTCACGCCCAGCTAGTCGTAATCATTATGATAATATTGATTCGTTAAGGGCTTCAGAACCATCAATGATTCAGCTTCAGAATGACTTGAATGGTTTAAAGGAAATGCAATCTGGATCAACCTCCTCTAGTCTTACTAGGATCCGAAGCCTAGGCTCCTCAATCAATCAATCTTTAGTATCTGCACTGGGTTCTTCTCTTTCTAGAAGTACAACCCCTGATCCTCAATTAATACGAAGATCACCAAGCCCTTGCCTCCCGCCAGTGGGAACAAAAACTAGTAATAGCAATAGACCCAATGTCTTAGGTGGTGTTTCTTCTCATACATCTGGTATCAATATTGAAACTGCTTTTGCTGAATTGAACTTGTCTAGAATGATACCAAAAGAGGAAGAGAGTGATGTGCAATATCTGATTAACAAGGAGACTGTTAGACAATCTGGATTGCTTTATGATGACCCTGGTATTAATAGGCAATTTCTGCATCAAAACATCAGTGAGAAGTCTCAGTCGGCATTATTAGAAAAAGCTCTTGATGATGTCAGGTACTTTGATGCCTCTGAGAAAGCTGGTAGATTAACAGACGTTGAATTAGCTAGATTAACTTCTAATGGGCAAACATACTTCCCAAAGCAACCATCTTATAAGAAAGTACAATCTGCTAGTTCAACAGTTTCTAAAAGTGCACGTCTAAATGCTGATGTGCCTAATACTGACTACAACCGATTGAATTCAAAAGGTTATACTGGGAGCTATGGTGCGCAAATGATGTTAAACAATCAGTTTGGTTCTG ATATGCAATACAATTCATCTACAGGTTCCATGTTCAAACAATATGTACATGGTGCTTCTGATTCACATGTATATCCTCCAGGAAGTTTGGATCCTTATTTAGGACAAAATTATCTTAATATCCACCAAATGGATTTACCTGAATATCCACATCCATACCTGGAAGCATTGCTTGCACAGCAGAATTTACAGTATGGCATGCACCTCAAATCAGATAGCTTgaattag